One window of the Eucalyptus grandis isolate ANBG69807.140 chromosome 8, ASM1654582v1, whole genome shotgun sequence genome contains the following:
- the LOC104416094 gene encoding glycolipid transfer protein 1: protein MEGTAFTRPLEELKHVRSKEGEILTKPFIDVCKMMLPVIDKFGAAMAAVKADVGGNLQRLEKKYLSSPSEFNLLYGLVRAEVASKTAKSSSSCTNALLWLTRAMDFLVELFHDLLDHPDWSMTQACTNAYSKSLKKWHNWLATSSFSVAMKLVPDRKKFLEVVGGSGDLTADMRSFCEKYGPLLQENHKFLASVGLDNMKGS, encoded by the exons ATGGAGGGAACTGCATTTACCCGTCCTTTGGAAGAATTGAAGCATGTCAGGTCCAAAGAAGGAGAAATACTAACCAAGCCCTTCATTGATGTTTGCAAAATGATGTTGCCTGTTATAG ATAAGTTTGGTGCTGCTATGGCCGCAGTGAAAGCTGATGTTGGCGGAAATCTCCAG AGACTGGAGAAGAAATATTTGTCGAGTCCTTCTGAATTCAACCTTTTGTACGGTTTGGTACGTGCAGAAGTTGCATCCAAAACAGCAAAATCATCATCTAGTTGCACCAACGCGCTTCTTTGGTTGACGAG GGCCATGGATTTTTTAGTGGAACTGTTTCACGATCTGCTCGATCATCCAGACTGGTCGATGACACAGGCCTGCACTAATGCCTACAGCAAAAGTCTGAAGAAGTGGCACAACTGGCTTGCTACTTCAAGTTTCTCT GTTGCAATGAAGCTTGTTCCAGACAGGAAAAAGTTCCTGGAAGTGGTTGGCGGTTCTGGTGACCTCACTGCTGACATGAGGTCGTTTTGTGAGAAGTATGGTCCACTTCTTCAGGAAAATCACAAGTTCTTG GCAAGTGTTGGCCTAGACAATATGAAGGGCAGCTGA
- the LOC104456089 gene encoding plastid-lipid-associated protein 6, chloroplastic — MSLKITKRKISEVIGLRSSTNTALSISLSLPFSLRLPLADSQSCLLEKATRSSCAGREVPAKTKKESKKESHGFFLPPPPSEPNSLPFLPPPSSSAAALSVPRALPAASPTRRRGAGRRPSLGSVVGKRGLATRSSLDDVSVLDRPPWQSDPVAPLKLKLLSAVSGLNRGLAASEEDIQKAEAAAKEVEDAGGLVDLSADLEKLQGRWKLIYSSAFSSRTLGGSRPGPPTGRLLPITLGQVFQRIDVLSKDFDNIVDLELGAPWPIPPVEVTATLAHKFELIGSAKIKITFEKTTVKTTGNLSQLPPFEIPRLPDALRPPATGSGEFEVTYLDSDMRITRGDRAELRVFVIA, encoded by the exons ATGTCGCT gaaaattacaaaaagaaagataagtGAAGTGATTGGCTTGCGGTCTTCCACAAACACAGCActatcaatctctctctctctaccgtTTTCTCTTCGTCTTCCCCTCGCGGATTCTCAGTCGTGTCTTCTCGAGAAAGCGACAAGGAGTTCGTGTGCAGGAAGAGAAGTCCctgcaaaaacaaagaaagaaagcaaaaaagaaagccATGGCTTCttcttgcctcctcctccttccgaaCCCAACTCCCTTCCCTTCCTCCCtccgccctcctcctccgccgccgcccttTCCGTCCCCCGCGCTCTCCCCGCCGCTTCTCCGACCCGCCGGCGCGGCGCCGGCCGCCGCCCCTCTCTGGGCTCCGTCGTCGGGAAGAGGGGTCTCGCGACGCGGTCGAGCCTTGATGATGTCTCTGTCCTCGACCGGCCGCCCTGGCAGTCGGATCCTGTCGCTCCTCTGAAGCTGAAACTGCTG AGTGCTGTCTCTGGTCTGAACAGAGGGCTCGCTGCGAGTGAAGAAGATATACAGAAGGCAGAGGCTGCTGCGAAGGAGGTTGAAGATGCTGGAGGACTTGTGGACCTTTCGGCTGATCTTGAGAAGCTTCAGGGTCGATGGAAGCTGATATATAGCAGTGCATTCTCGTCTCGTACTCTAGGTGGCAGCCGTCCTGGACCTCCCACTGGAAGGCTTCTTCCCATAACTCTTGGTCAG GTCTTCCAACGGATTGATGTTTTGAGCAAAGACTTTGATAACATAGTGGATCTCGAGTTAGGTGCACCATGGCCAATCCCTCCTGTTGAAGTAACCGCCACGCTTGCCCACAAATTCGAACTCATTG GATCTGCAAAGATCAAGATAACGTTTGAGAAAACAACGGTGAAGACGACGGGGAACTTATCACAACTCCCACCATTTGAGATACCTAGGTTACCGGACGCACTAAGGCCTCCGGCCACAGGAAGCGGCGAATTTGAAGTGACATATCTTGATTCTGATATGCGTATAACTAGAGGAGACAGAGCCGAGCTCAGAGTCTTTGTCATAGCTTGA